Genomic window (Trichomycterus rosablanca isolate fTriRos1 chromosome 27, fTriRos1.hap1, whole genome shotgun sequence):
aacacaccaggcaggtccgagatactgttgtggagaagtttaaagccggatttggatacaaaaagatttcccaagctttaaacatctcaaggagcactgtgcaagcgatcatattgaaatggaaggagtatcagaccactgcaaatctaccaagacccggccgtccctctaaactttcagctcaaacaaggagaagactgatcagagatgcagccaagaggcccatgatcactctgaatgaactgcagagatctacagctgaggtgggagactctgttcataggacacaatcagtcgtacactgcacaaatctggcctttatggaagagtggcaagaagaaagccatttctcaaagatatctataaaaagtcacctgggagacacaccaaacatgtggaagaaggtgctctggtcagatgaaaccaaaatcgaactttttggccacaacgcaaaacgttatgtttggcgtaaaagcaacacagctcatcaccctgaacacaccatccccactgtcaaacatggtggtggcagcatcatggtttgggcctgcttttcttcagcagggacagggaagatggttaaaattaatgggaagatggatggagccaaatacaggaccattctggaagaaaacctgttgcagtctgcaaaagacctgagactgggacggagatttatcttccaacaagacaatgatccaaaacataaagcaaaatctacaatggaatggttcacaaataaacgtatccaggtgttagaatggccaagtcaaagtccagacctgaatcccatcgagaatctgtggaaagagctgaaaactgctgttcacaaacgctctccatccaacctcactgagctcgagctgttttgcaaggaagaatgggcaaaaatttctgtctctcgatgtgcaaaactgatagagacataccccaagcgacttgcagctgtaatcgcagcaaaaggtggcgctacaaagtattaacgcaagggggctgaataatattgcacgccccacttttcagttttttatttctaaaaaaagtttaaaatatccaataaatttcgttccacttcacgattgtgtcccacttgttgttgattcttcacaaaaaattacaatttcatatcgttatgtttgaagcctgaaatgtggcaaaaggttgaaaagtttaagggggctgaatacttttgcaaggcactgtacataaaCTGCGTGGATAtgaaatttaattatttagtaaAATAACTGACTGTGACCCTACAAGTGAAAAGCTGCTGACTGACGCTTCTCCATCTTCTTTTTCAGGTGGTGCTTCTGATCTTCTCTCGTTCTGCAGTGGACGAGTTTACAGTGTCTCTCTGGCTGTAATTTATCTTCTCCACTTTCTTCTTTTGCAGTGAACATGACCGTGAAATCACCCGAATCATGATGTAAGAGGGGGGTACAAACAAACCCAGCTTCAGGAGAGTAGggaacatgtaaataaaaacagacagcattGATTTTACACTGGAAAGAGTACAAAAACAAAGTATAACgtaactttattgttttgtgtatatatatatattggtacACTTGCATTTTATTTAGATATGGACCACACAAAAAGGTCAGATTGTACTTCGCCTACATGCATGTCGACCAACCACAGCTCTTCTGGGAGAacgtgctttggacagatgaaactAAATTTTTGGTAGGTTTTTCAGGAGGAAAATGAACCTTTCAAGAAAATAGTACCGTACTTATGAACCATGGTTGAGgctcagtgatgttttggggttgcttggCTGCTTCAAATCTGTGCCGGGCACAGCAAAGTCAGAAGACTATCAAGACATTTTGAAGCAGTGTCCAGCCTCATCTAAAAGCACCCGGGATTTAATGAAGACCATTCTGAAGTGACCCGCTATAGATTCTGATCTGATTCTTATTAAACCTTGTAGACAGACCTGGATTTATCGTGTTCATTAATTGGAAAGATCACTCTGCTCAGTTACGAATCAACAAAATGATTTATTACAAACTGTGTAAAAGTCAACAGTACCAGTCACTCAGCTGAGGGCTCGTAAAAACTAACCTCAGGCTCATGCAAAACGAAAAGTAGCGAGCCCCGATAACCCTCACACACCTTCTTATATCTCCCTCGGGTGCGTAAGAATATACATCCCtattttgttcttaaactgGTTTCATCTGGTCAGCTTACTGTCCGAAAAACATGTTCGCTATCATGTGTACACTTgtgactgttttctgttttgcctACTAGCTATCTGCTTCAGTTCACAATGACCTGGCTTATCTCCTGCCCTGGCTCTCAGTTTCACAATATCATAATCAGAGATACATGGTACATTTAATCATTTCATACACATTATACAATTAATGATTTTACTTATACAATTAATAATGTCACAAAACCTGCAGCTGGAAGTTGCTTATTGTGAATTACAGTTGGTGCCTCCAACGGCTGTGCCACAAAAGGTTAAGGGTACTAATATTTTGTCCATgccatatttgtttgttttattatgtaaacCAAAAATAAAGTTTCTGTTTTATTCaatgtgaaataaataataagaaatataatACACTTCTGTTCATTTCAGGTTCATTTGTTTACTCGCCCGATGGaacgtttacatttttggcatttagcagtttTTATTCAgtgcgacttacagtatacagtccaagcaattgacgattaagggccttgctcaagggcccaacagtagcgaCCTGGCAGTagaggggtttgaaccagcaaccttctgcttactagttcagtaccttaaccgctaggttcTTCCTATCTGCCCTGGGATCGACTGGCTCCTTGTCCAGAGTGTGTtctggacccaccgcgaccctgatcaggacgtGGTGTATGCAATACAGTAAGTAATATTGAATGAACGTCTATGTTTGTGCAACTGGTCGGAGCTGTAGGAAAGGAAGTGAGACTGGTGCGCCGGAGCCCAACTGGGTGAGCGCATCACGTGACCGCGCGTCAGCGCTGTACATGGCGGCCTCCTGTTTTCTAAATAAAGTCTAGGCTCGGAAAGGTTTACAGGAGCCGATTTCGGGTTTTGGAGGACaactattttttacaggtaaCTCACCTATAATCACCTGTAATGTTAATGATTTAAAGAAGTCATTTATGGTGAGAAGATACACAAAAGAACTACGGAGTTTGAAGCGAATGATGTGGCGCGTGCGATGCGCGTGCACGTTTACCTCAGAGAGGCGGTTATAGCGAGCAGCCTGTCAGAGTAACCGCTAATAATAAACTTAACATGTAAACCACGTAAATGTTGCATAAATGTGATATTTCTTCGAATATTGAGCGTTTTTAGGCACATTAGTGTTGTCTAAATACAGCGGTGAGTACTGTGAAGTGAAGACTTTGTGGATTTTCGAGTAAATGGAcggtatatagtgtatgtaggtGTATTATAGGAGTTGTACATTactgtggtgtgttactgtaacGGTTATAAACTAATGAAAGCTCTGCTGGACGGGTTTTGTTTTCTTGCTGTCAGTGTCGTCATCGAATCCTGCCAATCAGAACGCGCGACTGTAGTTCCAGGCATGTCATTGGGCAAAGCGTAGCGAAGCACAGTGACGCCACTAACAAAACAatggaacagtttagggaaggccccctgtgcacagagcaagaaactccagcgtcatgcacggtgggtagcactgtcacctcacagcgagaaggtcctgggttcgatccccaggccggggcggtccgggtcctctctgtgtggagtttgcatgttctccgcgtgtctgcgtgggtttcctccgggtgctccggtttcctcccacagtccaaagacgtgcaagtgaggtgaactggagacactaaatagtccatgactgtgttgaactgatgaatctgctGATGACGTCCCACCAGTACcagtcaaaaataaataaaacatgatgagcagagaaagacagaaattattttttactttgtttcgCTTCATTAACGTGTCCACTGGGCAGGAACGAACCAAACCCTGATAGCCGAGGCACCTTCTGGACTTCTGGCTCACACAGAGTTGTTTGGCTGTACAGTTATGCAGATAGAAAGCAATCAGGCCTGAGATCATCATACACCACTGGTACTGAGGACCTACAGTAAATGAATCATTAACTACATGCTGGTCAGAGGTGGCAGTTTTATGACACTTTAATGCTTAAGATCTGAGCTCAGTTAGACTTTGAGCTTCTCGACCAAAAATCATCTTGAACATCAGAGAAGGAACCATGAGCTCCGGTAATCCTTTACACCGAATTCTATTTTATACTGCTGCCGTTCTAATGTGTCCTGATGTGCATGGTGCCCGTACGGGTGTCCATATTTATTCTAAGTATGAGTTGTGTTTatagtaagtgtgtgttgtgtgtgtagataTCAGTATGTCTCCGAAAATCACGGTGGAGCTGCTTAGGAAGCTGAGGCAGACCATGAAGAATGGGAAACACTTTGCCGAGCCCATCCACGCTTACATCATCCCCTCAGGAGACGCACATCAGGTCAGAACCATTACACCATTAACACCGCTGACTGGTTTTGTTTAAAATAGAGTTAAACACGAGCCGGATCACTGGGTTTATAAATgtctttctttcattcatttgtttttttctgtttctttctttttatttacaaccTTTGGCAgttaaaacacacattaataaaacacgctcattacactgtgtgtgtgtgtgtgtgtgtgtgtgtgtgtgtgtgtgtgtgtgatgataaaATCAGCTCTGATTATCTGACAGTGTGTGACCTATGAGAGCAGGTGAACCTCATCCTCTTCATGTCTGGGATTATCAGTAATTAGTCCTGATTGCTCATGAGTTGTGGCTCGTACTTCGGCACTGAGGCGTCACGATCctcacatatttatttatttattacacccaTGGTTGTGGCCGACCTCAGTGAAGATTTAAAGCTTTGTAAATGGAATTACTGCTGAATTATCTGAGCTGAAGATCAGAGTTAAACATGCAGTGTGTATTTATACTGGAACTAGAGGCCAACATTAATTCCTCAACCATCAGTCCTTCAGATACATGCTGAGGCTCTCTGTTACAGGTCCCAGAAATCCCAGCAGCAATGGGGGCGGAGACCCCGTCCAACCATCCCGCCCTCAAACACAGCTAatagtgtttgtgtggatgcccagCCGGGTCAGCAGCTCTGCTGAGGTTTTACACGTCGGTGTGCTAGTGATttagacctctgcaccacccaGGAAACAACATGACGTAGCAGTGATGGAACAAACACATACTGCTTACTTATATCAAGAGCAGAGCTAAAACCAGAGCAACCATCatggaaaataaagaaagacgTGCTACAGTGAAGCGACTTGTACAACCGAGcgctgtgtgtattgttttatgAATAAAACATGTGCAGATATGACTCCAGACTGCACTGTTCTAAATATATTGAAGCTAGTTAGGATTTTTTCATGATTAGTGTTGTTAGCTGCCTAATTCTCATGTTTTTGACCTGTTGCGCTCGTCTCGTGCTCTCATGTTCTCTACAGAGTGAATATATCGCTCCCTGTGACTGTAGGCGCGAGTTCATCTGTGGATTCAACGGTTCAGCAGGTACCTCTCTGTGACCAGATACAGTCAACTATGTGATAAAAATGCATTCCAATTATACAGTGACAAAAATAGAGTGCATAACGTACATCgtcacttgtgtgtgtgcttgtaggTACTGCCATAGTGACCGAGCACCATGCTGCCATGTGGACAGACGGCCGCTACTTCCTTCAGGCCAGCCAGCAGATGGATAACAACTGGAATCTGATGAAgatgggtatggatatggacaaaatatgtatttgtgctgctcttttgtttgggGTTTGTTCTTGTCGCCTTGAGCAAGCAGCGTCATAcataacacacgccccctcagacacgtgcgCATTAtccaccgcttcttttcacctgcacgatttGGGTTCATAAGGTGTGTTGATATTAAACCCTCGAATCCTCTCCAGATTCTCATAACACACTTGACTGGTGAGCATGAACGTGTAAACCAGTACTCAACCAGTACTCAACAGTACTCAACACAATGCTAAtatttagggctgtcgaagttaacgcgataataacgcattaacgcattctcaatttaacgcgattataaaaaatagtgccgttaacgcaaattctagttcatgttgagacttgactggtagaacaaacgttttaatgtcggacttgccacatAATGTAACTGAGCGTGGTAGTGTCGTaataatgcacttgcataataaagaagctgccagtcctccattcacgtaacgctaggacggacacttcaaaatcctccttttggagtgaactggtttcatttttgatcaatattatttaccattggctcaggtacatgtcaaaacaaatgctttgtatatcattggtttaacagcctcatttcactgcttacagcgctaccactggccaatcggagaaggtccgccctctaaatgctagtctgtgattgggtggttgaatttcgcccgccctctctgttttgtaaacatgatcaggaacgcggtgaaaatgccaaaaagtaaacttttgaggcagcgatgaacggacctaaatatgaaaagacacaacatttagtgagtaaaacagtcatttgttatataattcttgcttaaattggtcaaaaactctgttatatgggttctggattcattctgtgtgttgcagtagcatgtccccctgttcctaataagatgtccggctttttggggtgtaatgtcctcctttttgttactatgaatctggccaccctagtcaaAACACACccagttcgtgtagaaacgtccattaaaccactggatagtattactgcctagtatgtgagtgaataaaacagttttctcttgtcccagcagtttttaacatcagtacatttagcataaaatgtgttcagcattgtaattgtaacatttcacttaaaaatccttgttttctataacatttacacagatttatgcgattaatcgcgattaactatatgaaattctgagattaatcgcgattaaaaattttaatcgtttgacagccctactaATATTCTGTCCTGTTAATATGTTTAATAATTTAACGTGAAACATTTGTCTTGTCTATTTGTAGGTCTAAAGGAGACACCGTCACAGGAGGACTGGCTCATCAACGTGCTGCCAGAAAACTCCAGAGTGGGAGTCGACCCCTGGATCATCGCTGCTGGTTAGCATAATAAtcaaaatgtttcttttaaaaatgtcagATTATCACGCTTATGTCTGCGGTCACATGATGAGCTGTAAAACTGCTCCTATATGGAGTGAAGCGGTGCTGCTTGTGTTGCTGCTGCACTACACTGAGCGCTGTGCAGATTTGCTTCTTTGACGCATGGCTTTTACCGCTTGCTGCTGCACTCAAAGTCGATTGAGATGGAATCGGAAGTGAAGCACAGACAGAGTGGAGATAAACTGATTCTGAACTGAACCCTAATCTGTTTTATTCCACTTTCCTGTTAGCTGTGAAAGGATTCCTGGTCCTGGAAGAGCTGGTTGCAGCTTCATAGCTCTTTAATAAGATtgatttacttttcatttactgGCTCAGTAGCGCCGCCAGCAGGGAGCTGTGTGTATTGCCGTGTATTGTGTGAAATTCAGCGATGAGCGGCGATACGCGTCCAGTCCTGACATCTGCATTCAAATTAcaattcaaaacattaaaaaattcagaaagCAGATTTAGATTCTGTATAATCTGATAATATTAAATTGCAAAAACATATTGTGTTTCAGATCAGTGGAAGATCATGGCTAAAGCTCTGAGCAGAGCTGGACACACGCTGGTTCCTCTTCAGGAAAATCTGATCGATGCCGTCTGGGAGGATCGTCCTGCCCGACCCAGCACTCAGCTCAACGTTCTGGGGCTCAGATATACtggtcagcacacacacacacacacacacacacacagaaatgttTATGTACCGTTGAGAGTAAACGTTAAAACCCTGCTGTGCTTCTCAGGCCTGAGCTGGCAGGATAAGATTGTACAGCTGAGGGTGAAGATGGCAGAGAGGAGAGTCTCCTGGTTCGTGGTGACCGCCCTGGACGAGATCGCATGTGTGTATAACTACATCTCACTGGTGAACCTTACAGAAGAAGAATAATTCACTCTAAGATACATTTCTGTCGTGTTTATGATGAGCAAAATGATCGCTGACTGGTAATAATATCCAAAAACCACAGCCAGAGTGATCAGATCACAGCAGGTGTATTCTGGTGCTCTCGTATGTAAATCCTACAGGTGAAGGGGTGCATTCAACGACTTATCCTTGTTCACAGGGCTTTTTAACCTGCGTGGCTCAGATATCGAGTACAATCCTGTGTTCTTTGCGTACGCCATCATCGGAACCAACAGCATACGGTAAACCTGATTCATTACAGCATTTATAACCAGCCCTACATAACAGATAATCCACCAATAACGCTTCACTTTCTTcatgattaataaagtatctgtctgtctgtaactCTTGAACTGTACCCGCAGGTTGTTCATGGAAGAGAAGCGTGCTCAGGACCCGGCGGTCCGGCAGCACCTGGAGCTGGACGTCCCCTGTAAGCCGGAGCTGAGCGTGCAGTGTTTACCCTACGAGAGCGTGTACTCAGAACTGCAGACCGTCTGTGCAGGACTCGCACCCAAGGACAAGGTGTGGATCAGCGACAAGGCCAGCTGTGCCCTCACCCAGGCCGTCCCTAAGGTCAGTCTGATGGTACtccggtcagggtcactgtaTGATACGCGTTTGTATGCATGACATGATAAGTGATACGTCGTGTCGTTTCCTTTCCAGATCCACAGAGCTCCGATCCCATACACACCGTTGTGCCTGGCTAAAGCAGTAAAGAACCCCACAGAGATACAGTGCATGAAGATGGCACACGTGGGTATAATTTAACCCCGCTGGCACACGGTTTACTCAGATCATGTCACGTGAACACGTTTAACACGTAACACGCTGTTTCAGATCAAAGACGCCGTGGCCCTGTGTGAGCTCTTCGCCTGGCTGGAGAAAGAGGTACCAACTCGTCATATTAATATACCTAATGTCACTGAGTCATTACGATTTGTTGTATAGGTTTgcgtgtagcaggtgcagcagggtTGTTGGGAGGAGAACAGGGCTCCAActataaaaatatatcaaaaCAGCGTGTCGGGTTTCTAAAACGCTGAATGAGGAACAGCGACGGATCTCAAATGTACCTCCTAATGTCACGTTTTTCTACAGAATCACAAACTGTACAACGACAGACAGGTTTTACTGTttaatccatccattaatcATGATTAAACTATTAGCTGAAGCTCAGAGGATCATTACTGGTATTTAGCAAGCAGGACGGGGAGTAATTACCAGGTAGTACTACATttttcagccaatcagattgcaTGTTTTAAACCAGCGTTTTTCAAAGCTTGGGTCGGTCGTGagccaaaaaatgggttgcaaataaaaataattaaatacaataattttAACAGGTACTTAAAAgtgaaataaacttgtacatgaatgcccccttgtggaggtttTACGagacatcttgtaaaccacagtgggagcaGATTTTCAccagttttattaattaattaattatatttcgttttgtgttttgttttgatgcatcgtttgtgttgGCTGggtcacaataaaaatcatggacacaATGTGGGTCACTTTTAAAAAAACCCTGTTTTAAACTACATATTTGATACGTGCATTTAGATACTAAATCTGTAATTTTAGTCATTTGAACCTAAACGCTATTTACGTTAGAATTTGATCCCACAAATTCAGAGTTTGTGtgtagaaatgaaataaaataagcgTGAGGCCGCGGTCACGTCTGTCGCGTATCGAGCACGTCAAACACAGCTGTTCTGACCTGAAAAGCTTCATTATATGGAAGCGTAAATGCAGCATGTGCCTCGTTTAACCCGCTTCAGAAGCACGTCTGCCTGTTAGATTCCTGATTcgttatatggccaaatgtattcggacacctgactgtgaacCTGTCTGACTAcatgtttcaaaaacaaacagtacaaACGGTTCTGAGAGGGTTTCTCACAAGGCTTTGAAGTGTTTCTGTGTATGGGAAGCTGCTGTTCCGGTTCATCTCAGAGCTatcgagtggggctgaggtcagggctctgtgcaggacgctggaccTGAGTGTTCTGCTTTACTCTCT
Coding sequences:
- the xpnpep1 gene encoding xaa-Pro aminopeptidase 1 gives rise to the protein MSPKITVELLRKLRQTMKNGKHFAEPIHAYIIPSGDAHQSEYIAPCDCRREFICGFNGSAGTAIVTEHHAAMWTDGRYFLQASQQMDNNWNLMKMGLKETPSQEDWLINVLPENSRVGVDPWIIAADQWKIMAKALSRAGHTLVPLQENLIDAVWEDRPARPSTQLNVLGLRYTGLSWQDKIVQLRVKMAERRVSWFVVTALDEIAWLFNLRGSDIEYNPVFFAYAIIGTNSIRLFMEEKRAQDPAVRQHLELDVPCKPELSVQCLPYESVYSELQTVCAGLAPKDKVWISDKASCALTQAVPKIHRAPIPYTPLCLAKAVKNPTEIQCMKMAHIKDAVALCELFAWLEKEIPDGTVTEISAADKAEEFRSQQKDFVGLSFPTISSVGPNGAIIHYRPLPETNRTLSHNELYLIDSGAQYMDGTTDVTRTVHFGTPTDYEKECFTYVLKGHIAVSAAVFPNGTKGHLLDSFARAALWDSGLDYLHGTGHGVGCFLNVHEGPCGISYKTFADEPLEAGMILSDEPGYYEDGSFGVRLENVVLVVPAKTKYNYRNRGSLTFEPLTLVPIQIKMIKTDLLTQKERDWLNDYHKQCRDTIGAELERQGRKEALDWLIRETQPIS